The proteins below are encoded in one region of Centropristis striata isolate RG_2023a ecotype Rhode Island chromosome 12, C.striata_1.0, whole genome shotgun sequence:
- the LOC131981335 gene encoding ras-GEF domain-containing family member 1C-like isoform X2, translating to MPQTVCSGTMFTTPSGFSPHLACAEPEEEEEAPQEGPEPGACLADGPPITSASLDTLIHNLVPTADYYPEKAYVFTFLLSARLFIPPPELLSRVCELCIKQQQLDQSPLDTAKVRKFGPKILQLLTEWTETFPTDFRDEKMVGHLKDIVHRIAPCDEAYWKTLNQVLQKLSQRLALMSQGEESIVKVSLNASSISDKLVAFKTKPPPIQKDMLSICNDPYTLAQQLTHVELEHLSHIGPEEFVQAFVQKDPLDVTQPCFGDQKKKTSNLEAYVRWFNRLCYLVATEICMPAKKKQRAQVIEFFIDVARECFNIGNFNSLMAIISGMNMSPVSRLKKTWGKAKTAKFFILEHQMDPTGNFYNYRTALRGAAHRSRTANSNRERIVIPFFSLLIKDIYFLNEGCANRLPNGHVNFEKFVELARQVREFMTWKQVECPFDEDRAILHYLHTAPIFSEDGLYLASYESESPENQVEKDRWKALRSNVLGKT from the exons ATGCCCCAGACTGTGTGCTCAGGCACCATGTTCACCACTCCCAGTGGCTTCAGCCCCCATCTGGCCTGTGCTgagcctgaggaggaggaggaggccccACAGGAGGGCCCGGAGCCCGGTGCTTGCCTGGCCGATGGGCCCCCGATCACCTCTGCCTCCCTGGACACCCTGATCCATAACCTGGTTCCCACTGCCGATTATTACCCCGAG AAAGCCTATGTGTTTACCTTCTTGCTGAGCGCTCGTCTGTTCATCCCTCCTCCGGAGCTGCTGTCCAGGGTGTGTGAGCTGTgcatcaaacagcagcagctggatCAGAGCCCACTCGATACG GCAAAAGTGCGTAAGTTTGGTCCCAAGATCCTACAGCTGCTGACAGAGTGGACGGAGACTTTCCCGACTGACTTCAGGGACGAGAAGATGGTGGGACACCTTAAAGACATCGTCCACAGGATAGCTCCGTGTGATGAG gcATACTGGAAAACCCTGAACCAGGTGCTGCAGAAGCTCAGCCAGCGACTGGCCCTGATGAGCCAGGGGGAAGAGAGCATCGTCAAGGTCTCCCTCAACGCCTCCTCCATCTCTGACAAGCTGGTGGCCTTCAAAACCAAGCCTCCGCCCATCCAGAAGGACATGCTTTCCATCTGCAACGACCCGTACACACTGGCACAGCAGCTTACCCACGTGGAGCTG GAACATTTGAGTCATATTGGACCCGAGGAGTTTGTCCAAGCCTTTGTTCAGAAAGACCCACTAGATGTAACCCAG CCATGCTTCGGTGACCAGAAGAAGAAAACCTCCAACCTGGAGGCTTATGTCAGGTGGTTCAACAGGCTGTGTTACCTGGTGGCTACTGAGATCTGCATG cctGCAAAGAAGAAGCAGAGGGCCCAGGTGATAGAGTTCTTCATCGATGTTGCCAGGGAGTGTTTCAACATCGGAAACTTCAACTCCCTCATGGCCATCATCT CCGGTATGAACATGAGTCCTGTGTCACGGCTGAAGAAGACTTGGGGCAAAGCCAAGACTGCCAAGTTCTTCATTCTGGAG CATCAGATGGATCCTACGGGAAACTTTTACAACTACAGGACAGCTCTGAGGGGGGCAGCCCATCGCTCTCGGACTGCCAACAGCAACAGAGAAAGG aTTGTGATTCCCTTCTTCAGTCTGCTGATCAAGGACATTTACTTCCTGAATGAAGGATGTGCCAATCGGCTGCCCAATGGCCACGTCAACTTTGAG AAATTCGTGGAGTTGGCACGGCAAGTCAGGGAGTTCATGACATGGAAACAGGTGGAGTGTCCATTTGATGAGGATCGGGCCATCCTACACTACCTCCACACTGCTCCCATCTTTAGCGAGGACG GACTCTACCTCGCATCCTATGAGAGCGAGAGTCCAGAGAACCAGGTCGAGAAGGACAGATGGAAAGCACTCAG GTCTAACGTTCTGGGGAAGACATGA
- the LOC131981335 gene encoding ras-GEF domain-containing family member 1C-like isoform X1, with the protein MPQTVCSGTMFTTPSGFSPHLACAEPEEEEEAPQEGPEPGACLADGPPITSASLDTLIHNLVPTADYYPEKAYVFTFLLSARLFIPPPELLSRVCELCIKQQQLDQSPLDTAKVRKFGPKILQLLTEWTETFPTDFRDEKMVGHLKDIVHRIAPCDEAYWKTLNQVLQKLSQRLALMSQGEESIVKVSLNASSISDKLVAFKTKPPPIQKDMLSICNDPYTLAQQLTHVELEHLSHIGPEEFVQAFVQKDPLDVTQQPCFGDQKKKTSNLEAYVRWFNRLCYLVATEICMPAKKKQRAQVIEFFIDVARECFNIGNFNSLMAIISGMNMSPVSRLKKTWGKAKTAKFFILEHQMDPTGNFYNYRTALRGAAHRSRTANSNRERIVIPFFSLLIKDIYFLNEGCANRLPNGHVNFEKFVELARQVREFMTWKQVECPFDEDRAILHYLHTAPIFSEDGLYLASYESESPENQVEKDRWKALRSNVLGKT; encoded by the exons ATGCCCCAGACTGTGTGCTCAGGCACCATGTTCACCACTCCCAGTGGCTTCAGCCCCCATCTGGCCTGTGCTgagcctgaggaggaggaggaggccccACAGGAGGGCCCGGAGCCCGGTGCTTGCCTGGCCGATGGGCCCCCGATCACCTCTGCCTCCCTGGACACCCTGATCCATAACCTGGTTCCCACTGCCGATTATTACCCCGAG AAAGCCTATGTGTTTACCTTCTTGCTGAGCGCTCGTCTGTTCATCCCTCCTCCGGAGCTGCTGTCCAGGGTGTGTGAGCTGTgcatcaaacagcagcagctggatCAGAGCCCACTCGATACG GCAAAAGTGCGTAAGTTTGGTCCCAAGATCCTACAGCTGCTGACAGAGTGGACGGAGACTTTCCCGACTGACTTCAGGGACGAGAAGATGGTGGGACACCTTAAAGACATCGTCCACAGGATAGCTCCGTGTGATGAG gcATACTGGAAAACCCTGAACCAGGTGCTGCAGAAGCTCAGCCAGCGACTGGCCCTGATGAGCCAGGGGGAAGAGAGCATCGTCAAGGTCTCCCTCAACGCCTCCTCCATCTCTGACAAGCTGGTGGCCTTCAAAACCAAGCCTCCGCCCATCCAGAAGGACATGCTTTCCATCTGCAACGACCCGTACACACTGGCACAGCAGCTTACCCACGTGGAGCTG GAACATTTGAGTCATATTGGACCCGAGGAGTTTGTCCAAGCCTTTGTTCAGAAAGACCCACTAGATGTAACCCAG CAGCCATGCTTCGGTGACCAGAAGAAGAAAACCTCCAACCTGGAGGCTTATGTCAGGTGGTTCAACAGGCTGTGTTACCTGGTGGCTACTGAGATCTGCATG cctGCAAAGAAGAAGCAGAGGGCCCAGGTGATAGAGTTCTTCATCGATGTTGCCAGGGAGTGTTTCAACATCGGAAACTTCAACTCCCTCATGGCCATCATCT CCGGTATGAACATGAGTCCTGTGTCACGGCTGAAGAAGACTTGGGGCAAAGCCAAGACTGCCAAGTTCTTCATTCTGGAG CATCAGATGGATCCTACGGGAAACTTTTACAACTACAGGACAGCTCTGAGGGGGGCAGCCCATCGCTCTCGGACTGCCAACAGCAACAGAGAAAGG aTTGTGATTCCCTTCTTCAGTCTGCTGATCAAGGACATTTACTTCCTGAATGAAGGATGTGCCAATCGGCTGCCCAATGGCCACGTCAACTTTGAG AAATTCGTGGAGTTGGCACGGCAAGTCAGGGAGTTCATGACATGGAAACAGGTGGAGTGTCCATTTGATGAGGATCGGGCCATCCTACACTACCTCCACACTGCTCCCATCTTTAGCGAGGACG GACTCTACCTCGCATCCTATGAGAGCGAGAGTCCAGAGAACCAGGTCGAGAAGGACAGATGGAAAGCACTCAG GTCTAACGTTCTGGGGAAGACATGA